Proteins encoded in a region of the Anopheles ziemanni chromosome 2, idAnoZiCoDA_A2_x.2, whole genome shotgun sequence genome:
- the LOC131282426 gene encoding ets DNA-binding protein pokkuri, with protein MKLLPIPLSPLNAPPPLGLWNSELLWRYPPAPPSPLADLKTQLPPQLNTDPRIWGRDEVVVFLRFCEREFDLPKFDLDLFQMNGKALCVLTKNDLAERSPGAGDVLHNVLQMLIRDAQTLHRHLPSSPVTPTGRYPLSPHSHPPTPNWSALAPPDSPFFHSSHLQQFMAASNSVTLSPAPSIDSQAGSPPSQSHGEQNVFQQSAAKSSSSSSSSASSSSTNGGIAGGSTNGTGANGSATNNGNSSSSIISSSSSTSSSVSNQSDSDEDNGGANANANGGSSSAGNGSGSSSHGFHPLPLTHPDSKLPLIATHPPQQSPPLTPISKETQHLGQLQLLDTKTLQYPVSSLLNGGSSGSRENCQSERGSSSAASNATAAAVAAAVLSLKGAAALNSPPANGAGSPPGSASAPNTPGAFLPVKREFFPDSPEPNTISSSGSLSDGRLLWDFLQQLLNDPSQRYSSYIAWKCRDTGVFKIVDPAGLAKLWGKQKNHLSMNYDKMSRALRYYYRVNILRKVQGERHCYQFLRNPTELKSIKNISLLRQTMAASQAAAAAAAAQSNGHSGSNGSGAGNGNGAGGSNGAVNPLMSLLPNGANIHHLAAAAAAAAASQNGPLSPSSSTSSASPSSLHHHHHHLQQQQQQQHHLAVQNGNGSSAGPHHRNIKMETDLDDLKPTDLSTNDRKFTYGSPVNGTDCYPLIRNANGLTTIQLLRQQQQQQQQQQSEAGSPPSSPTPLSINSQSLHTISNNLHHLHQQQLQVQAQAAAAAAIAAAAEARQQQHDQDQQDHHPHHLHPHHHHHHHSGRNGSRSSSTSGTSEHGEHHDRDRDTPSPANSDSSHPSALQQQQQQQQQQQHHEMHIKSDDDSMMPTDLSKSEPMYYK; from the exons ATGAAGCTCCTACCGATCCCACTCTCCCCACTGAACGCCCCACCGCCCCTTGGGCTGTGGAACTCGGAACTCCTTTGGCGTTACCCGCCGGCACCGCCGAGTCCGCTGGCCGACCTTAAGACGCAGCTCCCGCCACAGCTCAACACCGACCCGCGCATCTGGGGTCGCGATGAGGTGGTCGTGTTCTTGCGCTTCTGCGAGCGTGAGTTCGATCTGCCCAAGTTCGACCTGGACCTGTTCCAGATGAACGGCAAGGCGTTGTGTGTGCTCACGAAGAACGATCTGGCCGAGCGCAGCCCCGGTGCCGGTGATGTCCTGCACAACGTTCTGCAGATGTTGATCCGGGACGCACAGACACTGCACCGCCACCTGCCGAGCAGTCCGGTCACGCCCACCGGTCGCTATCCCCTGTCACCCCACAGTCACCCGCCGACGCCGAACTGGAGCGCGCTGGCTCCGCCGGACAGTCCGTTCTTCCACAGTTCACACCTGCAGCAGTTCATGGCCGCGTCCAACTCGGTCACGCTCAGCCCGGCCCCTTCCATCGACTCGCAGGCCGGCAGTCCGCCCTCGCAGAGCCACGGCGAGCAGAACGTGTTCCAGCAAAGTGCCGCCAAGTCGtcctcgtcatcgtcatcctcGGCTTCTTCGTCGTCGACGAACGGTGGTATTGCGGGCGGCAGCACCAACGGAACCGGCGCCAACGGATCGGCCACCAACAATGGtaacagcagcagtagcatcatcagcagcagcagcagcacgagcAGCAGCGTCAGCAACCAGTCCGATTCGGATGAGGACAATGGCGGTGCGAACGCGAATGCCAACGGTGGAAGCAGTTCCGCCGGCAATGGCAGCGGTAGCAGCTCCCACGGATTCCACCCGCTTCCACTGACCCACCCGGACAGCAAGCTGCCACTGATCGCCACCCATCCCCCGCAGCAAAGTCCCCCGCTGACACCGATCTCGAAGGAAACGCAACACCTTGGCCAGCTACAGCTGCTTGACACCAAGACGCTCCAATACCCTGTCTCTTCGCTCCTGAACGGCGGTAGCTCCGGATCACGCGAGAACTGTCAGTCGGAGCGTGGCTCATCGAGTGCAGCCTCCAACGCAACGGCCGCCGCCGTTGCAGCAGCCGTACTCAGCCTGAAGGGCGCGGCCGCTCTCAACTCTCCGCCGGCCAACGGTGCCGGATCGCCACCCGGGTCCGCCTCGGCCCCCAATACGCCCGGCGCCTTCCTGCCCGTAAAGCGCGAGTTCTTCCCCGACAGTCCCGAACCCAACACAA TTTCGTCCTCCGGTTCGCTTTCAGACGGCCGCCTGCTGTGGGACTTCTTGCAGCAGCTGCTGAACGATCCGAGCCAGCGGTACAGCAGCTACATTGCGTGGAAGTGCCGCGACACGGGCGTCTTCAAGATCGTTGATCCGGCCGGCCTGGCCAAGCTGTGGGGCAAGCAGAAGAACCACTTGTCGATGAACTACGACAAGATGTCACGGGCCCTGCGGTACTACTACCGCGTCAACATTCTCCGGAAGGTGCAAGGTGAACGCCATTGCTACCA GTTCCTACGCAACCCGACGGAGCTGAAGAGCATCAAGAACATTTCGTTACTGCGCCAAACGATGGCCGCCAGTCAAGCGGCCGCAGCAGCTGCCGCCGCCCAATCGAACGGCCATTCCGGTAGCAATGGTAGCGGGGCGGGCAATGGAAATGGTGCGGGCGGTAGCAACGGTGCGGTGAATCCGCTCATGTCCCTCCTACCGAATGGTGCCAACATTCACCATCTggctgccgctgccgctgccgccgccgcctcccAGAACGGCCCACTCTCCCCGTCATCGTCCACGTCGTCCGCGTCGCCATCGTCCctgcaccatcaccaccatcacctgcagcagcagcagcagcagcagcatcatctcGCAGTACAAAACGGAAACGGATCGTCCGCCGGTCCGCACCATCGCAACATTAAGATGGAAACCGATCTGGACGATCTGAAGCCGACCGATCTCAGTACGAACGATCGAAAGTTTACCTACGGCTCGCCGGTCAACGGCACCGATTGCTACCC ATTGATTAGAAACGCGAATGGATTGACGACGATTCAGCTACtccggcagcagcaacagcagcagcagcagcaacagtcggAAGCTGGCTCACCGCCGTCCTCTCCGACCCCGCTATCGATCAACTCCCAGTCCCTGCACACGATCAGCAACAACCTACACCAtctgcaccagcagcagctgcaggtGCAGGCGCAGGCTGCAGCCGCCGCAGCCATCGCAGCCGCTGCCGAAgctcgccagcagcagcacgaccAGGACCAGCAGGATCACCATCCGCATCACCTTCACccacaccaccatcaccaccatcacagtGGGCGAAATGGTAGCCGGAGCAGCAGCACGAGCGGAACCAGCGAGCACGGCGAGCATCACGATCGCGACCGGGATACGCCCTCGCCCGCCAACAGCGACTCATCGCATCCCTCAGCtttgcagcaacagcagcagcagcagcagcagcagcaacatcacgAGATGCATATCAAAAGCGACGACGACAGCATGATGCCGACGGATCTGAGCAAATCTGAGCCCATGTACTACAAGTAA
- the LOC131283084 gene encoding zinc finger protein 182-like: MFKTKSEQRSHSAQNHARTKNDTKIHICGICFKRYLTQKALEKHVKIMSQVKYIYECLQCHKRYTEISKAKQHSLERHLKDSQKHVWHETEYDSEPKICCAQACGMSFENEELLLSHSHAVHRINKIEFSFADKLKKPIECHVCFKRFETELSLRRHQQRSYKPLFHQCALCGLKFRGGEALAIHERSHRNEKPYSCETCQKTFASKTVLKTHQLTHSEERPFTCETCGHAFRRKSNLQVHVLSHTDEHPFLCDLCPAKFKAKTHLNYHMRTHTGLKPYRCRHCEKSFADHTNRERHEMSHTGIKPYKCGHCGKSFTQKRILIRHETTHSGRSLKKKAALKARIETNSTNNHDANCE; encoded by the exons atgtttaaaactaaATCCGAGCAACGATCTCACAGTGCACAGAACCACGCAAGAACGAAAAATGATACTAAAATACACATTTGTGGCATTTGTTTCAAGCGGTATTTAACGCAGAAGGCTTTGGAAAAGCATGTTAAAATAATGTCGCAAGTAAAGTACATTTATGAATGCTTACAATGCCACAAAAGATACACCGAAATCAGCAAAGCGAAACAACACTCTTTAGAACGTCATCTAAAGGATAGTCAGAAGCATGTCTGGCACGAAACTGAATACGACAGCGAACCAAAGATCTGCTGTGCTCAAGCCTGTGGAATGTCGTTCGAAAATGAAGAGCTACTCCTGTCTCACTCCCATGCTGTGCATcgtataaataaaattgaattctCATTTGCAGACAAGCTGAAGAAACCGATCGAATGCCACGTTTGCTTCAAACGGTTCGAGACGGAACTTTCCCTTAGGCGACACCAGCAACGAAGCTACAAACCACTCTTCCACCAGTGTGCGCTTTGTGGCCTAAAATTTCGTGGTGGTGAAGCGCTAGCAATACACGAGCGCTCGCATCGTAACGAAAAGCCGTACAGTTGCGAAACGTGccaaaaaacgtttgccaGCAAAACGGTACTAAAAACCCATCAGCTAACACACTCCGAAGAAAGACCGTTCACTTGTGAAACTTGTGGACATGCTTTTCGCCGGAAATCCAATCTGCAGGTGCATGTCCTTTCGCACACGGATGAACACCCATTTCTATGTGACCTTTGTCCGGCAAAGTTTAAGGCAAAGACACACCTGAACTACCATATGCGGACGCATACGGGTTTAAAACCGTACCGGTGTCGGCATTGTGAGAAATCCTTTGCCGACCACACGAACCGAGAACGCCATGAGATGAGCCATACAG GAATAAAGCCGTATAAATGTGGACACTGCGGTAAATCGTTTACTCAAAAACGGATTCTAATCAGACACGAAACTACACATTCTG GACGTTCTTTGAAAAAGAAGGCAGCCTTAAAGGCGCGTATCGAAACTAATTCTACGAACAATCATGATGCTAATTGTGAATAA
- the LOC131282434 gene encoding zinc finger protein 239-like: MVASVMLDHKPMDPTIDFSPKKELPVHDAEVGFDGMDEFSQNMYALGANSMMMEESSEGSNNLLNNTAHPTIVQEQILPEGFLEILNSTGNPPGQADGPKSCCGCELSFQTESDLQEHSLAAHYSDRVICNAKPFECAVCYKRFTDEASLVLHGNTRSLCHRCRFCEKRFNDRKQLQFHEKYHRKKYVTRDETCECDFCGRSFRFRSSLKAHAKLHTVDANDRLYKCSQCERRFLRRTHLRSHEISHSNETPFGCGLCTLKFKRKHNLTAHLKIHDGSNKTYKCRYCGMSFMHQSTRAYHEVSKHTGNYPFTCSICGRNFFRKPLFDKHMGRHAFLKMNTK; the protein is encoded by the coding sequence ATGGTTGCCAGCGTGATGCTTGACCACAAACCTATGGATCCGACAATTGACTTCAGTCCAAAGAAGGAACTACCCGTGCACGACGCAGAGGTTGGCTTCGATGGAATGGATGAATTTTCGCAAAATATGTACGCCCTCGGCGCGAACAGTATGATGATGGAGGAGAGTAGCGAAGGGAGCAACAATCTGCTGAACAACACGGCTCATCCGACAATTGTACAGGAACAGATTCTACCCGAAGGATTTCTGGAGATTCTCAACTCGACGGGTAACCCACCGGGACAAGCGGATGGTCCAAAAAGTTGCTGCGGCTGTGAACTATCGTTTCAGACAGAGAGCGATTTACAAGAACATTCTTTAGCAGCGCACTACAGTGACCGAGTGATTTGCAATGCGAAACCATTTGAGTGTGCCgtatgctacaaacggttcaCCGACGAGGCGAGTTTAGTTCTGCACGGCAACACACGTAGCCTCTGCCATCGATGTCGGTTCTGCGAGAAGCGCTTCAACGACCGCAAGCAGCTCCAGTTTCACGAGAAGTATCATCGGAAAAAGTACGTGACCAGGGACGAAACGTGCGAGTGCGACTTTTGCGGACGTTCGTTTCGCTTCCGATCGAGTCTGAAAGCTCACGCCAAACTACATACGGTCGATGCAAACGATCGACTTTACAAATGTAGCCAGTGTGAGCGACGGTTCTTACGGCGGACACACTTACGTTCGCATGAAATTTCGCACTCCAACGAAACCCCTTTCGGTTGCGGACTCTGCACGCTGAAGTTCAAACGAAAGCACAATTTGACGGCACATCTGAAGATTCACGATGGGAGCAATAAAACGTACAAGTGCCGCTACTGCGGGATGTCTTTTATGCATCAATCAACCCGGGCGTATCACGAGGTAAGCAAGCACACTGGCAACTATCCTTTTACGTGCAGCATTTGTGGGCGAAACTTCTTCCGGAAACCGCTCTTTGATAAGCACATGGGACGCCATgcatttttgaaaatgaacactAAGTAA
- the LOC131282430 gene encoding ubiquitin carboxyl-terminal hydrolase 14 produces the protein MPSFTVNVKWGKENFKNIEVNTDEEPLLFKAQLFALTGVQPERQKVLCKGISLKDEEWNMPIKNGATLLLLGTKEEVPQEPVEKPKFIEDMNESELATALELPAGLVNLGNTCYMNATLQCLRSVRELRAALKEYREDSSSASGLAGLASPQAITMSMKNLFEDMERSDTITPVLFLQRLHIAFPNFAQTGESGSYRQQDANECWSELLKMLQQKLPAQKRSAELTAKHSSFIDQWFGGTFDVDMKCTEADDEPVSKSKENFLQLSCFISTEVKYMHSGLRLRLKEQLTKMSPSLGRDAVYSKTSLISRLPAYLTVQFVRFQYKGKEGINAKVLKDIKFPIDFDAFELCTPELQEKLTPMRTKFNDVQNAEVERTLKGKNKSKAELEKEKPKTVAQPYCFEDDLGSNNSGYYTLQAVLTHQGRSSSSGHYVSWVRQKDDQWIKFDDDHVSPVDTESILKLSGGGDWHCAYVLVYGPKILEIPVETESQAGGEEQKTDDQATSSEKMSTD, from the exons ATGCCTTCGTTTACTG TGAACGTTAAatggggaaaggaaaatttcaaaaacattgagGTCAACACTGACGAAGAACCTTTGCTGTTCAAAGCCCAACTTTTTGCCCTGACCGGCGTCCAACCGGAGCGACAGAAAGTGCTGTGTAAAGGAATCAGCCTGAAGGATGAGGAATGGAACATGCCGATCAAGAAC GGGGCTACTCTCTTGCTGCTCGGTACGAAAGAAGAAGTTCCCCAAGAGCCGGTAGAAAAGCCAAAATTTATCGAAGACATGAACGAGAGCGAGCTAGCGACAGCT CTCGAACTTCCGGCTGGTTTAGTAAACTTGGGTAATACGTGTTACATGAATGCTACGCTCCAGTGTTTACGATCGGTTCGTGAGCTGCGTGCAGCGCTGAAGGAGTATCGAGAGGACTCCAGCAGTGCGTCTGGATTGGCGGGTCTTGCCTCCCCTCAGGCTATTACGATGTCCATGAAGAATCTCTTTGAGGACATGGAGCGAAGTGATACGATTACGCCGGTTCTCTTTTTACAACGGTTGCACATTGCGTTCCCCAACTTTGCCCAAACAGGTGAGAGTGGTTCCTATCGCCAACAGGATGCCAACGAATGCTGGTCGGAGCTGCTGAAAATGTTGCAGCAGAAATTACCGGCTCAAAAACGATCGGCTGAGCTCACTGCAAAACACAG TTCCTTCATCGATCAATGGTTCGGGGGAACGTTCGATGTTGATATGAAATGCACCGAGGCCGATGATGAACCAGTTAGCAAATCGAAGGAAAATTTTCTCCAATTGAGCTGTTTCATCTCAACTGAAGTGAAATATATGCACTCCGGATTGCGTTTG AGACTCAAGGAACAATTGACGAAGATGTCCCCATCGCTCGGCCGTGATGCTGTGTATTCCAAGACG tcTTTAATTAGTCGTTTGCCAGCTTACCTGACCGTGCAGTTCGTACGCTTCCAATACAAGGGCAAGGAAGGAATCAATGCGAAGGTGCTGAAGGATATTAAATTCCCCATCGATTTCGATGCGTTCGAGCTGTGCACTCCGGAGCTGCAGGAAAAGCTGACCCCGATGCGGACCAAGTTTAACGATGTCCAAAATGCGGAAGTGGAGCGCACGCTGAAGGGCAAGAACAAATCGAAGGCCGAGCTGGAAAAGGAGAAACCGAAGACTGTCGCACAACCTTACTGCTTTGAAGACG ATCTGGGAAGCAATAACAGCGGATACTACACGCTGCAAGCGGTTCTGACGCACCAGGGACGTTCCAGCTCGTCGGGGCACTACGTCAGTTGGGTTCGCCAGAAGGACGATCAGTGGATCAAGTTCGATGACGATCACGTGTCACCGGTGGACACGGAATCAATACTCAAACTGTCCGGCGGAGGCGATTGGCACTGCGCATACGTACTTGTGTATGGGCCAAAAATACTGGAAATTCCAGTTGAAACGGAATCCCAAGCCGGAGGAGAGGAGCAGAAAACGGACGACCAAGCCACGTCGTCGGAAAAGATGTCAACCGATTAA
- the LOC131282431 gene encoding transcriptional repressor protein YY1-like produces MMSSHHHHHHHDNIMSEVEVPDANIVEVVDGGNGFGAGIDYDQYEVGVEDGNYEEVTCETEDSQDPMMQHHQLHHLEHQLHHPDDDEVMLHHEPDIGQAVHEEVLDSSGDALCVYSDMNLENEIYIESTTTPGPSRKRKSLKQPRSGGTGMNRIRANENHHHGNHHHHGLTAVEQLDVNHKRRRWEQKQVQIKTMEGEFSVTMWASGTDDDDGSNPEPDPDFTEYMSGKKIIQDCDSIPGIDLSDPKQLSEFTRPTHKKGGGGGKGSSSSGGGVVSGSMLSPQGGGVGGLSGGDGGSSGGKSSDVSDRNIACPQKGCTKMFRDNSAMRKHLHTHGPRVHVCAECGKSFVESSKLKRHQLVHTGEKPFQCTFEGCGKRFSLDFNLRTHVRIHTGDRPYVCPFDGCNKKFAQSTNLKSHILTHAKAKRNNSSSGGSGGSSSRNQNMMPTSSPQHHSSPGGLLTPQYVKMESVEIDNDGSQFIIYTD; encoded by the coding sequence ATGATGTCCtcgcatcaccaccaccatcaccacgacAATATCATGTCGGAGGTCGAGGTACCGGATGCGAACATCGTGGAGGTGGTAGACGGTGGCAACGGCTTCGGTGCCGGCATCGACTATGACcagtacgaagttggtgtagaagaCGGAAACTATGAGGAGGTGACTTGTGAAACGGAAGACTCTCAGGACCCGATGATGCAGCACCATCAGCTGCATCACCTGGAGCACCAACTGCACCAtccggacgacgacgaagtgATGCTGCACCACGAGCCGGACATTGGGCAGGCGGTGCACGAAGAGGTGCTGGATTCGTCCGGTGACGCACTGTGCGTCTACAGCGACATGAACCTTGAGAACGAAATCTACATCGAGTCGACGACGACACCGGGGCCTTCGAGGAAACGAAAATCGCTCAAACAGCCACGCAGTGGCGGCACCGGAATGAACCGCATCCGAGCAAACGAGAACCATCACCATGgcaaccatcaccaccacggGCTGACGGCGGTGGAGCAGCTGGACGTGAACCACAAGCGGCGCCGCTGGGAACAGAAGCAAGTACAAATCAAAACGATGGAGGGCGAGTTCAGCGTCACGATGTGGGCCTCCGGgacggacgacgacgacggttccAACCCGGAGCCGGATCCGGACTTCACGGAGTACATGTCGGGGAAGAAAATCATACAAGACTGCGACAGCATACCCGGCATCGATCTGTCCGATCCGAAGCAGCTCAGCGAATTCACGCGGCCAACGCACAAGAAGGGTGGAGGCGGTGGCAAAGGATCATCGTCGAGCGGCGGAGGAGTAGTGTCCGGCAGCATGCTCTCTCCTCAGGGTGGCGGTGTTGGGGGTTTGTCGGGTGGCGACGGTGGAAGCAGCGGCGGAAAGTCCTCGGACGTTTCGGATCGCAACATTGCCTGCCCGCAGAAAGGCTGCACCAAAATGTTCCGTGACAATTCGGCCATGCGCAAACACCTGCACACCCATGGGCCGCGCGTCCACGTGTGCGCCGAGTGTGGCAAGTCGTTCGTCGAGAGCTCGAAACTGAAGCGCCACCAGCTGGTGCACACGGGCGAGAAACCATTCCAGTGTACGTTCGAGGGCTGCGGTAAGCGGTTTTCGCTGGATTTCAACCTCCGGACGCACGTCCGAATACACACCGGCGACCGGCCGTACGTCTGCCCGTTCGATGGCTGCAACAAAAAGTTCGCGCAATCCACCAACCTCAAATCTCACATTCTAACTCACGCCAAGGCGAAGCGAAACAACAGCAGTAGTGGCGGCAGTGGCGGCAGCAGTAGTCGCAACCAAAACATGATGCCGACGTCCTCCCCGCAGCACCATTCGTCGCCCGGCGGGCTGCTCACGCCGCAGTACGTCAAGATGGAATCGGTGGAGATCGATAACGATGGATCACAGTTTATCATCTACACGGATTAA